A part of Methanothermobacter sp. genomic DNA contains:
- a CDS encoding proteasome assembly chaperone family protein has protein sequence MIKTETECCTIYAEDVEDAVVLEGSPGVGLIGNILGWLLVEDLKMKEIGYIDSKYFPPLAVLYKGVAIHPFRIYEGDGIVLFLSDFILPPAVVYDMTNAIVDWMTRNNSRELITFNSMVVREKSQPVAGAGNSQEVIQRLADLGIPIVPFGNLNGISGTLLTRCAVKDIPASCLFAEILNPYPDPRAAASVVEVLNEMLGTNVNPDPLLQEAQAIESRLKKLAETVQGEAETPIYM, from the coding sequence ATGATAAAAACAGAAACTGAATGCTGTACAATTTATGCAGAAGATGTTGAGGATGCCGTTGTCCTTGAGGGCTCCCCCGGTGTGGGATTGATAGGTAACATCCTGGGATGGTTACTTGTTGAGGACCTCAAAATGAAGGAGATAGGGTACATTGACTCCAAGTACTTCCCTCCCCTCGCTGTTCTTTATAAGGGGGTCGCAATACACCCCTTCAGGATATATGAAGGGGATGGAATAGTCCTCTTCCTATCGGATTTCATCCTTCCGCCTGCAGTGGTCTATGATATGACAAATGCAATTGTAGACTGGATGACCCGCAACAACAGCAGGGAACTCATAACCTTCAACAGCATGGTTGTCCGTGAAAAATCACAGCCAGTTGCAGGTGCAGGTAACAGCCAGGAGGTCATCCAGAGACTCGCAGATCTGGGAATACCCATAGTCCCCTTCGGTAACCTCAACGGTATTTCAGGAACACTACTTACAAGGTGTGCTGTTAAGGATATACCAGCCTCATGCCTCTTTGCAGAGATACTAAACCCCTACCCTGATCCCAGGGCCGCTGCAAGTGTTGTTGAGGTTCTAAATGAGATGCTAGGCACCAATGTTAACCCCGACCCACTCCTACAGGAGGCCCAGGCCATAGAGTCACGCCTCAAGAAGCTTGCAGAGACAGTTCAGGGGGAGGCAGAAACACCCATATACATGTAA
- a CDS encoding TIGR00375 family protein — MILNADLHIHSCFSRATSRNMVIEAIAPQAKLKGLHIVGTGDAFHPGWRKIIEESTEYAGDGVYLRDECSFIITAEVEDSRRIHHLIILPSLEAAEEMGERMPSTGSSDGRPRVRMNGAQILEMVHEYDGIAGPAHAFTPWTSMYKSYDSYMDCYGKRPDFLELGLSADTEMADKISELADIPFLTNSDAHSPWPHRLGREFNQFEMDDISFTSLKRSIRKCRIRANYGLDPRLGKYHMTACTRCYRIYSPEEALQMKMKCPCGGRIKKGVDYRIYELSTWDEPHHPPHRPPYVHIMPLAEIIGMKYGKGVTTKFVQGIWEGLVGEFGTEIDVLLSVPIEDIGRIDASVAVAVEAFRNGSLTVIPGGGGKYGEIRFPAETLDAYFR, encoded by the coding sequence ATGATTTTAAATGCCGATCTACATATACACAGCTGTTTTTCAAGGGCAACATCCCGCAACATGGTCATTGAGGCAATAGCACCCCAGGCAAAGCTCAAGGGCCTCCATATAGTGGGAACAGGGGACGCATTCCACCCTGGCTGGAGGAAAATCATTGAGGAATCTACTGAATACGCAGGGGATGGTGTGTATCTGCGGGATGAGTGCAGCTTCATAATAACCGCAGAGGTTGAGGACTCGAGGAGAATTCATCACCTCATAATACTCCCGTCCCTGGAGGCTGCAGAGGAGATGGGGGAGAGGATGCCCTCAACCGGCAGCTCAGATGGCAGGCCTAGAGTGCGGATGAACGGGGCCCAGATACTTGAAATGGTACATGAATACGATGGTATCGCTGGTCCTGCACATGCCTTCACCCCCTGGACCAGCATGTACAAATCATATGATAGCTACATGGATTGCTACGGGAAGCGACCGGATTTCCTTGAACTGGGGCTCTCTGCGGACACTGAAATGGCCGATAAGATATCTGAACTTGCAGATATACCCTTCCTCACAAATTCAGATGCCCACTCACCCTGGCCACACAGGCTCGGGAGGGAGTTCAACCAGTTTGAAATGGATGACATATCCTTCACATCCCTCAAAAGGTCGATCAGGAAGTGCAGGATCAGGGCAAACTATGGCCTGGATCCCCGCCTTGGAAAGTATCACATGACCGCCTGTACAAGGTGCTACAGGATTTACAGCCCTGAAGAGGCACTCCAGATGAAGATGAAATGCCCATGCGGCGGCAGGATCAAGAAGGGTGTTGACTACAGGATCTATGAACTTTCAACCTGGGATGAGCCACACCATCCCCCCCACAGGCCGCCTTATGTCCATATAATGCCCCTTGCAGAGATCATAGGAATGAAGTATGGTAAGGGTGTCACAACAAAGTTCGTGCAGGGTATCTGGGAGGGTCTTGTGGGGGAGTTCGGGACAGAGATCGATGTTCTTCTTAGCGTTCCCATTGAGGATATTGGAAGAATCGATGCCAGTGTTGCGGTGGCAGTTGAGGCCTTTAGGAATGGTTCACTCACCGTTATACCCGGCGGCGGGGGTAAATACGGTGAGATAAGGTTCCCTGCCGAGACACTTGACGCATACTTCAGGTAG
- a CDS encoding DNA replication complex GINS family protein, with protein MDEFFQKLRRIQKKERTESGLARVGDDFYERVHSYLEDLLEAVGNDPFAKEHYLIRDTQRIATEICERREHKITDSAVMNVQRSYHLFNGKPQFDLQDTTPLNMTPEEEELYFSLIETLREFREKIIPSIELDKEKEPRVEPKVIQKRKEKNSSHREPETRANGLDDKGGDIETVLIFEEVPARIMGVDEKIYGPFRPQDIVTLPSLNADVFINARKGRRIRYS; from the coding sequence TTGGACGAATTCTTTCAGAAACTGAGGAGGATTCAGAAAAAGGAGAGAACTGAAAGCGGTCTTGCAAGGGTTGGCGATGACTTCTATGAGAGGGTCCACAGCTACCTGGAGGATCTCCTCGAGGCGGTTGGAAATGATCCATTTGCAAAGGAACACTACCTTATAAGGGACACCCAGAGGATAGCCACTGAGATATGTGAGAGAAGGGAGCACAAGATAACAGACAGTGCAGTGATGAACGTCCAGAGGTCATACCACCTGTTCAACGGGAAACCCCAGTTTGACCTCCAGGATACAACCCCCCTCAACATGACCCCCGAGGAGGAGGAACTCTACTTTTCACTTATAGAGACCCTGAGGGAATTCAGGGAGAAAATAATTCCTTCGATAGAACTTGATAAAGAGAAGGAACCCCGTGTAGAACCTAAAGTTATCCAGAAGCGGAAGGAAAAAAATTCCAGCCACCGGGAACCTGAAACCAGGGCCAATGGACTGGATGATAAGGGAGGGGACATTGAGACTGTGCTGATATTTGAGGAGGTGCCTGCAAGAATAATGGGGGTCGATGAAAAAATTTACGGCCCATTTCGACCGCAGGACATTGTTACACTCCCATCGCTCAATGCAGATGTGTTTATAAATGCAAGAAAGGGCAGGAGGATAAGGTACTCATAA
- a CDS encoding RNA-protein complex protein Nop10 → MKMRRCRSCMEYTLRDVCPRCGGPTGVVYPPKFSPEDRYGEYRRRLKREVLFEK, encoded by the coding sequence ATGAAGATGAGAAGATGCCGTTCATGCATGGAGTACACCCTACGGGATGTATGCCCCCGATGCGGCGGACCAACAGGGGTTGTTTATCCCCCAAAATTTTCCCCTGAGGACAGGTATGGCGAATACCGGAGAAGACTCAAAAGAGAGGTTTTATTTGAGAAGTAG
- a CDS encoding 30S ribosomal protein S27e, whose amino-acid sequence MFYNTKGNFLRVKCMDCGNQQVVFDRAASYVQCIICGKTLVEPTGGKSKIKAQILEVLD is encoded by the coding sequence ATGTTCTACAATACGAAAGGTAATTTTCTCCGGGTTAAATGTATGGACTGCGGTAACCAGCAGGTGGTCTTTGACAGGGCAGCCTCATATGTCCAGTGCATAATCTGTGGTAAAACACTTGTTGAGCCAACAGGAGGAAAATCAAAGATCAAAGCCCAGATTCTAGAGGTCCTGGATTAA
- a CDS encoding proteasome assembly chaperone family protein, which yields MRETTINILEDVELSRPVFIEALPGIGHVGKLAADHIIDELQAVRFAELYSPSFPPQVLVDENGIVEPMKNEFYYLREAGEDKRDYIILVGNTQGLSPEGQYEICGMILDFVEGYGVERIYTLGGLATGQPVDKARVYGAATDMELAESLKEHNVILRSADGGIIGASGLLLGMGRMRGMRGVCLMGETPGYFIDAEAARALLEVLLEMTKLQVDLEKLEERAEETRKMISRAQQMEQEMIDRMNLKPGEEDLRYIG from the coding sequence ATGAGGGAAACAACCATAAATATTCTGGAAGATGTTGAACTTTCCAGGCCGGTTTTTATTGAGGCACTTCCAGGGATAGGGCATGTCGGGAAACTCGCAGCTGACCATATAATAGATGAACTCCAGGCGGTCAGATTCGCTGAACTCTACTCTCCATCATTCCCACCACAGGTTCTGGTAGATGAGAATGGGATAGTTGAACCCATGAAGAACGAGTTCTACTACCTCAGGGAGGCTGGTGAGGATAAAAGGGATTATATAATACTTGTTGGCAACACCCAGGGACTTTCACCTGAGGGTCAGTATGAGATCTGCGGCATGATACTCGACTTTGTTGAGGGCTACGGTGTAGAGAGGATATACACCCTTGGGGGGCTTGCAACAGGTCAGCCTGTTGATAAGGCAAGGGTTTACGGTGCAGCCACGGACATGGAACTTGCTGAGAGCCTTAAAGAACACAACGTTATTCTGCGCTCTGCAGATGGAGGTATAATAGGTGCCTCAGGACTACTCCTTGGAATGGGAAGGATGAGGGGTATGCGCGGAGTTTGCCTCATGGGTGAAACACCAGGCTATTTCATAGATGCGGAGGCTGCAAGGGCGCTTCTGGAGGTGCTCCTTGAGATGACAAAACTACAAGTGGACCTTGAGAAACTTGAGGAGCGTGCAGAGGAGACAAGGAAGATGATCTCCAGGGCCCAACAGATGGAGCAGGAGATGATTGACAGGATGAATCTCAAGCCCGGTGAGGAGGACCTCCGTTACATAGGTTAA
- the frhA gene encoding coenzyme F420 hydrogenase subunit alpha, with protein sequence MSERIVISPTSRQEGHAELVMEVDDEGIVTKGRYFSITPVRGLEKIVTGKAPETAPVIVQRICGVCPIPHTLASVEAIDDSLDIEVPKAGRLLRELTLAAHHVNSHAIHHFLIAPDFVPENMMVDAINSISEIRKNAQYVVDMVAGEGIHPSDIRIGGMADNITELARKRLYARLKQLKPKLNEHVELMIGLIEDKGLPEGLGVHNQPTLASHQLYGDRTKFDLDRFTEVMPESWYDDPEIAKRACSTIPLYDGRNVEVGPRARMVEFQGFKERGVVAQHVARALEMKTALSRAIEILDELDTSAPVRADFDERGTGKLGIGAIEGPRGLDVHMAKVENGKIQFYSALVPTTWNIPTMGPATEGFHHEYGPHVIRAYDPCLSCATHVMVVDDEDKSVIKDEMVRI encoded by the coding sequence TTGAGCGAAAGGATTGTTATATCGCCGACATCACGACAGGAGGGACATGCAGAACTTGTCATGGAAGTCGATGATGAAGGAATCGTGACAAAGGGGCGATACTTCAGTATTACTCCTGTAAGGGGTCTTGAGAAAATAGTGACAGGTAAAGCACCTGAAACAGCTCCAGTCATTGTCCAGAGGATATGTGGAGTGTGCCCCATACCCCACACACTGGCTTCAGTTGAGGCAATAGACGACTCCCTTGACATTGAGGTTCCAAAGGCAGGAAGACTCCTCAGGGAACTCACACTGGCCGCACACCACGTAAACAGCCATGCGATCCACCATTTCCTCATAGCACCTGACTTCGTACCTGAAAACATGATGGTTGATGCCATAAACTCAATCTCCGAGATAAGAAAAAACGCACAGTACGTAGTTGACATGGTTGCAGGTGAGGGTATCCACCCATCAGATATTAGGATAGGTGGAATGGCCGACAACATAACAGAACTCGCAAGAAAAAGGCTCTACGCAAGGCTCAAACAGCTCAAACCTAAACTAAACGAACACGTTGAGTTGATGATTGGCCTCATCGAGGACAAGGGCCTTCCAGAGGGCCTTGGTGTCCACAACCAGCCCACACTCGCAAGCCACCAGCTCTATGGCGACAGGACAAAATTCGACCTTGACAGGTTCACAGAGGTAATGCCAGAAAGCTGGTATGATGACCCCGAAATAGCCAAGAGGGCCTGCTCAACAATACCACTCTACGATGGAAGAAACGTGGAGGTCGGCCCAAGGGCAAGGATGGTTGAATTCCAGGGCTTCAAGGAAAGGGGCGTTGTTGCACAGCACGTTGCAAGGGCACTTGAGATGAAAACTGCACTCTCAAGGGCAATAGAAATACTGGATGAACTTGACACATCAGCACCTGTAAGGGCAGACTTCGATGAGAGAGGTACAGGTAAACTTGGTATAGGTGCAATAGAGGGTCCAAGGGGACTTGACGTGCACATGGCCAAGGTTGAGAACGGCAAGATACAGTTCTACAGCGCACTTGTCCCAACAACCTGGAACATCCCAACAATGGGCCCAGCAACTGAAGGATTCCACCATGAATACGGACCACACGTTATACGTGCATATGACCCATGTCTCTCATGCGCAACACACGTGATGGTTGTTGATGATGAGGACAAATCAGTGATTAAGGACGAAATGGTTAGAATCTAG
- the pcn gene encoding proliferating cell nuclear antigen (pcna) — protein MFKAELNDPNILRTSFDAISSIVDEVQIQISAEGLRLDALDRSHITYVHLELKSELFDEYVCDEPEKINVDTEELMKVLKRAKANDRIILSTDEGNLIVQFEGEAVRTFKIRLIDIEYETPSPPEIQYENEFEVPFQLLKDSIADIDIFSDKITFRVDEDRFMASAEGEFGDAEIEYLHGEKISKPARSVYSLDKIKEMLKADKFSETAIINLGDDMPLKLTLKMASNEGELSFLLAPRIEAEE, from the coding sequence ATGTTCAAGGCAGAATTGAATGATCCTAACATTTTAAGGACGAGCTTCGATGCCATATCATCCATCGTTGATGAGGTGCAGATACAGATCAGTGCCGAAGGCCTGCGTCTCGATGCCCTTGACAGGTCCCACATTACATACGTGCACCTTGAACTGAAATCTGAACTCTTCGATGAATACGTCTGCGATGAGCCAGAGAAGATAAATGTGGATACAGAGGAACTCATGAAGGTCCTCAAGAGGGCCAAGGCAAACGACAGGATTATACTCTCAACCGATGAGGGGAACCTTATAGTCCAGTTTGAGGGAGAGGCAGTAAGGACCTTCAAGATAAGGCTGATTGACATTGAATATGAAACCCCAAGTCCTCCTGAAATCCAGTATGAGAACGAATTTGAGGTGCCATTCCAGCTCCTCAAGGATTCAATAGCAGATATAGACATATTCTCAGATAAGATAACATTCCGTGTTGATGAGGATCGCTTCATGGCATCTGCGGAGGGGGAATTCGGAGACGCTGAGATAGAATATCTCCATGGTGAAAAGATAAGTAAACCTGCAAGGAGTGTTTACTCACTTGACAAGATAAAGGAGATGCTCAAGGCCGATAAGTTCAGTGAGACAGCAATCATCAACCTTGGAGATGACATGCCCCTTAAACTAACACTGAAAATGGCCAGCAATGAGGGAGAGCTGAGCTTCCTCCTTGCTCCAAGAATCGAGGCAGAGGAATAA
- a CDS encoding PepSY domain-containing protein, with the protein MINSKILVSVAIVLIIGALAAGYQVSQNSETLWKFTNPHGSQGQAPQQGESSVHSESPSTTSSQGGSDSASGGASDMNVKISSSEARNIAQKYIKQEGATAGTPRLVKLNGKMVYIVPVEMNGKAIGEIYIDPITGENLGGAGGAP; encoded by the coding sequence ATGATAAACTCCAAAATCCTAGTATCAGTGGCAATAGTCCTGATAATCGGAGCTCTTGCAGCAGGTTATCAGGTGAGTCAGAATTCCGAAACACTGTGGAAGTTCACCAACCCCCACGGTAGTCAGGGCCAAGCGCCACAGCAGGGTGAGTCAAGCGTCCACAGTGAATCACCCTCAACCACATCATCTCAGGGTGGCAGTGATTCAGCTTCAGGTGGGGCTTCAGATATGAATGTGAAGATATCATCTTCAGAGGCAAGGAACATCGCACAGAAGTATATAAAACAGGAGGGTGCCACTGCAGGAACCCCAAGGCTTGTCAAATTAAACGGCAAAATGGTTTACATTGTGCCAGTGGAAATGAATGGTAAAGCCATTGGGGAGATCTACATTGACCCCATCACAGGAGAAAATCTTGGAGGGGCTGGTGGTGCGCCATGA
- a CDS encoding translation initiation factor IF-2 subunit alpha has translation MVRRKNEWPEEGELVVGTVHKVLNYGAFATLEEYPGKEAFIHISEVSSGWVKNIRDFVRENQKIVARVLRVNPRKGHVDVSMKRIREDQRTKKIQAWKIEQKAEKFLELAAKDLGKDLDTAYEEVGYELMDIFGDLYGAFETAAEEGEKALLEEGVPEDWAAAITEVAKRNITPPEVQITGYVDIKSYAPNGVEIIRKALKSAQEEGITVQAVGAPRYRLIVKSTDYLKAEKKLKEAAQRCIDIVKKEGGEGEFLRELT, from the coding sequence ATGGTAAGAAGAAAAAATGAATGGCCTGAAGAGGGTGAACTGGTGGTTGGGACCGTTCACAAGGTCCTCAACTACGGCGCCTTCGCAACCCTGGAGGAATATCCAGGGAAGGAGGCTTTCATTCACATATCCGAGGTATCCTCTGGATGGGTTAAGAATATAAGGGACTTCGTAAGGGAGAACCAGAAGATAGTCGCAAGGGTCCTCCGTGTGAACCCCAGGAAGGGACACGTGGATGTTTCCATGAAAAGAATAAGGGAGGACCAGCGCACAAAGAAGATCCAGGCCTGGAAAATAGAACAGAAGGCTGAAAAGTTTCTTGAACTGGCAGCAAAGGACCTGGGAAAGGACCTTGACACGGCCTACGAGGAAGTCGGATATGAACTCATGGACATATTCGGGGACCTCTACGGTGCATTTGAAACCGCTGCAGAGGAGGGTGAAAAGGCACTTCTGGAGGAGGGCGTCCCAGAGGACTGGGCCGCTGCCATAACAGAGGTGGCCAAACGTAACATAACACCTCCCGAGGTTCAGATCACAGGATATGTTGATATAAAGTCCTATGCACCCAACGGTGTTGAGATAATCAGGAAGGCCCTTAAATCCGCCCAGGAGGAGGGTATAACTGTACAGGCCGTCGGGGCCCCTAGGTACAGGCTGATAGTGAAATCAACGGATTACCTCAAGGCCGAGAAAAAGCTCAAGGAAGCGGCCCAGAGGTGCATAGATATAGTGAAAAAAGAGGGTGGAGAGGGAGAATTTCTCCGTGAACTGACATGA
- the frhD gene encoding coenzyme F420-reducing hydrogenase, FrhD protein, producing the protein MPYDAEILVVGCGNILFKDDGFGPEVIKALEEYFKDKEKPENVMFIDAGTGGPHFVFSLPHEQWKKMIVVDVVEFNAEPGTLRKFEVTEIPKGSYENMHTWPVSQPLHELSEKIDVVVIGCKPEEISAPNVEMGLTPPVKKAIPRAIQMILEEIGVSK; encoded by the coding sequence ATGCCATACGACGCTGAGATTCTAGTGGTGGGCTGTGGAAACATCCTTTTCAAGGACGATGGATTCGGCCCAGAGGTTATCAAGGCCCTTGAAGAATACTTCAAGGATAAGGAAAAACCAGAAAATGTAATGTTCATAGACGCTGGAACTGGCGGTCCACACTTTGTCTTCTCACTGCCACATGAACAGTGGAAGAAGATGATAGTTGTGGACGTTGTTGAATTCAATGCGGAACCTGGAACCCTCAGAAAATTCGAGGTAACTGAAATTCCAAAGGGATCCTATGAGAATATGCACACATGGCCAGTGAGCCAGCCCCTCCATGAACTCAGTGAAAAAATTGACGTTGTGGTAATTGGGTGTAAACCCGAGGAGATATCAGCTCCCAATGTGGAAATGGGCCTCACACCCCCGGTAAAGAAGGCTATTCCCAGAGCCATTCAGATGATCTTAGAGGAGATTGGGGTTTCTAAATGA
- a CDS encoding 50S ribosomal protein L44e, with product MKIPKERRTYCPNCRKHTVHEVLESKRRKASELKWGQRQFRRVTAGYRGYPRPLPSGNKPVKKLDLRLKCKECGKSHIKKRSFRAGRVEFVA from the coding sequence ATGAAGATTCCCAAGGAAAGAAGAACTTACTGTCCAAACTGTAGAAAGCACACAGTTCACGAGGTACTTGAATCAAAGAGAAGAAAGGCAAGTGAACTCAAATGGGGTCAGAGGCAGTTCAGACGTGTAACAGCCGGTTACAGGGGTTACCCACGTCCGCTACCCTCAGGTAACAAACCCGTCAAGAAACTTGACCTCAGGCTCAAATGCAAGGAATGTGGAAAATCACACATAAAGAAAAGGTCCTTCAGGGCTGGAAGAGTTGAATTTGTAGCCTAG